A genomic window from Triticum urartu cultivar G1812 chromosome 7, Tu2.1, whole genome shotgun sequence includes:
- the LOC125523800 gene encoding BTB/POZ and MATH domain-containing protein 2-like, giving the protein MSSFAGVSVVDGDKECSCETSAVHAGADSGYHLLMVRGYPRTQEGLPTGDSIATGIFNVGGHYWYIQYYPNGLNPDCADYISLDVALVYDNDDAERGLAVEAKFSFSLVDHVEKQNPMYICEANKTCTFSSSATSWGRNKFLRRDALERLSDLKVGCFTVRCDIMVVCQDSKTEDAGRTLSGIHHHFNNLLQTKVGADVTFEVGGERFAAHRCVLATRSKVFMAQLFGPMKEGTTTSSLIQIKDMEAKVFRALLIFIYTDVFPLPLREEDRTGEDEMSVVMEEAKEAAAVQDEMRLHCLQHLFVAADRYDLQRLKFICEQQLSEHIGVTSVMSTLALAEQHHCQGLKEACFKFIQVQSPSCLQTVMSTNGWDHVYTTYPSVFKEFIANLALNQRK; this is encoded by the coding sequence ATGTCGTCGTTCGCCGGCGTGTCTGTAGTCGACGGCGACAAGGAGTGCTCTTGCGAGACATCGGCCGTCCACGCCGGCGCCGACAGCGGGTATCACCTGCTCATGGTCAGGGGCTACCCGCGTACACAAGAGGGGTTGCCCACCGGCGACAGCATCGCCACTGGTATCTTCAATGTAGGAGGCCATTATTGGTACATCCAGTACTACCCCAACGGCTTAAACCCGGATTGCGCCGACTACATTTCCCTCGATGTAGCCCTTGTCTACGACAACGATGATGCCGAGCGTGGCCTGGCCGTGGAGGCCAAGTTCAGTTTTAGCCTCGTCGACCATGTTGAGAAGCAGAATCCGATGTACATTTGTGAGGCTAATAAGACTTGCACCTTCTCCAGCAGTGCTACTTCGTGGGGCCGCAACAAGTTTCTGAGAAGAGATGCCCTTGAACGATTGTCAGATTTGAAGGTTGGTTGTTTCACCGTCCGGTGCGACATCATGGTTGTTTGCCAGGATTCGAAAACCGAGGACGCCGGTCGCACCCTGTCTGGCATACACCACCATTTTAACAATCTTTTGCAGACCAAGGTGGGTGCTGATGTGACGTTCGAGGTCGGTGGCGAGAGGTTCGCTGCCCACCGGTGTGTGCTTGCAACCAGGTCGAAAGTATTCATGGCACAACTCTTTGGCCCCATGAAGGAGGGCACCACTACGTCCAGCCTCATACAGATCAAAGACATGGAAGCAAAAGTGTTCAGGGCTTTGCTTATTTTCATCTACACAGATGTGTTTCCCTTGCCCTTGAGAGAGGAGGACAGGACGGGGGAGGATGAAATGTCAGTAGTTATGGAAGAAGCAAAAGAAGCGGCGGCAGTACAGGATGAAATGAGGCTGCATTGTTTGCAACATTTGTTTGTGGCAGCAGACAGGTATGATCTCCAACGGCTCAAGTTCATCTGTGAACAACAGCTGTCTGAACACATAGGTGTGACCTCGGTGATGTCCACGCTTGCTCTAGCCGAGCAGCACCACTGCCAGGGATTGAAGGAGGCGTGCTTCAAGTTTATCCAAGTCCAGTCTCCCTCGTGCTTGCAAACAGTAATGTCAACTAATGGCTGGGACCATGTATATACGACCTATCCCTCGGTTTTTAAGGAGTTCATTGCCAACCTTGCTTTAAACCAGCGGAAGTAA